In a single window of the Megalobrama amblycephala isolate DHTTF-2021 linkage group LG3, ASM1881202v1, whole genome shotgun sequence genome:
- the mcee gene encoding methylmalonyl-CoA epimerase, mitochondrial: protein MTAKMASALLKVAVTGLSRCAWHGLPSVRSLSLSVPVRQGVPQALWKLGRLNHVAIAVPDLEKATALYRDVLGAQVSATVPLPEHGVYTVFVELGNTKLELLHPLGEKSPIAGFLQKNKAGGMHHICIEVDDINAAITDLKEKKIRLLSPEPRIGAHGKPVMFLHPKDCDGVLVEIEQA from the exons ATGACCGCAAAGATGGCTTCCGCTTTACTGAAGGTTGCAG TTACAGGTCTCTCGAGATGTGCATGGCACGGTTTACCCTCAGTGAGGTCATTGTCTCTGTCAGTACCCGTCAGACAAGGTGTCCCTCAGGCATTATGGAAGTTAGGCAGGTTGAATCATGTGGCTATCGCAGTACCAGACCTCGAGAAAGCCACAGCTTTGTACCGCGATGTGCTGGGGGCTCAGGTGAGCGCCACTGTGCCTCTCCCTGAACATGGCGTGTATACTGTGTTTGTGGAACTGGGAAACACCAAATTAGAGCTACTACACCCTCTGGGAGAAAAAAGCCCCATTGCAGGATTCCTGCAGAAGAACAAAGCTGGAGGGATGCATCATATCTGTATTGAG GTGGATGATATCAATGCAGCAATAACTGatttgaaagaaaagaaaatcagaCTGCTCTCTCCAGAGCCACGGATAGGAGCTCATGGCAAACCTGTGATGTTCCTCCACCCTAAAGACTGTGATGGGGTTCTTGTGGAGATAGAGCAAGCCTAG
- the mtmr10 gene encoding myotubularin-related protein 10 isoform X1, whose translation MMFSNKQTKPTFKSYLPPLQTDSNKSPQLPIKKLEAKLLPGEIVVNEANFVKKCISTESCQDDLWGKLVCTNFKVSFITHNSLPRQKFQCTHRLLGEHDIPLACVEQVVTVNDIKGKQKILGSNQKLKFNPTELILYCKDFRIIRFRFDEAGPESAKKVCLAIAHYSHPADPQLLFGFEYVGKRYHGSTGETVNGVDPGGGFQTPLFDCSSDWDREIKRTGASEWRVCTINQGYFISPSLPEFFVVPVSLADQDLKQYACCFYSQRIPLWCWNHSSGSALVRMSNISDPLQQRKVEQRISSAIIKSHPLRSDVFKSDLDKNLPNIQDIQAALLKLRQICVIEPFEESEEKWLSSLESSRWMEYVRTFLRHAVDVVYMLESRHVSVILLEKEDRDLSCVISCLVQLMCDPHCRSLHGFQGLIQKEWVMAGHRFLDRCNHLKKNDKEESPLFLLFLDCVWQLWNQYPAAFEFTEVYLTVLGDSMWVPVFSTFLFNCPRQRAEHSRDFASSKSIHLGQDQALRFPPVWDWSQQFSLKDQTLFNNPLYVGKIATCVQNGTVKTFTHRRSKKNYSSTLRGVPSALRNGSLGPNDTLTRRNSLILRLRSDLSQVREQQETPSERFIRDWFSRPVDLQGLLLPQLLPSHLSVWKLYFLRWVPEAQIPQGGPITAFHKLSVLTDEIEMLQNQLRQYKGAGFTPSNQHMEHSKMYFKVTLTPHQSPAPPEYLSSSFPFSPVGNLCRPGITGTPLSKFLSGAKIWLSTETLANETI comes from the exons GTGAAATAGTTGTGAACGAGGCgaactttgtaaagaaatgcatCAGCACAGAAAGCTGTCAGGATGACCTCTGGGGGAAACTTGTCTGTACCAACTTCAAGGTTTCCTTCATTACCCATAATTCTTTGCCACGACAG AAATTCCAGTGCACCCACCGCCTCCTGGGCGAGCATGATATCCCTTTGGCTTGCGTGGAGCAGGTAGTAACAG tgaatgATATTAAGGGGAAGCAGAAGATTTTAGGATCCAATCAGAAACTGAAATTTAACCCTACTGAGCTTATCCTCTACTGCAAAGACTTCCGCATCATCCGATTCCGCTTTGATGAAGCTGGACCCGAGAGTGCTAAAAAg GTTTGTCTGGCCATTGCTCATTACTCCCACCCTGCTGACCCTCAGCTACTTTTTGGCTTTGAATACGTCGGAAAGCGATACCATGGATCAACGG GTGAGACGGTGAATGGTGTTGACCCTGGCGGTGGGTTCCAGACGCCCCTGTTCGACTGCTCCTCAGACTGGGACAGAGAAATCAAGCGTACCGGCGCCTCTGAATGGAGGGTGTGTACCATAAATCAAGGCTATTTCATCTCGCCCAG TCTCCCAGAGTTCTTTGTGGTTCCAGTATCTCTAGCAGATCAGGATCTGAAGCAGTATGCCTGCTGCTTTTACTCCCAGCGCATCCCG TTATGGTGCTGGAATCACTCCAGTGGGAGCGCTCTGGTCCGCATGTCTAACATCAGTGACCCACTGCAGCAAAGGAAGGTGGAGCAGAG GATTTCCAGTGCCATTATTAAGAGTCACCCCCTGCGCAGTGATGTCTTCAAGTCGGATTTGGACAAAAACCTCCCAAACATCCAGGATATTCAGGCTGCTCTTCTGAAACTGAGGCAGATCTGTGTTATAG AGCCCTTTGAGGAATCTGAAGAAAAGTGGCTGTCATCTTTAGAGAGCTCAAGATGGATGGAGTATGTCAG gaCATTTCTGCGGCATGCAGTAGACGTAGTCTATATGCTGGAAAGCAGACATGTGTCGGTCATACTCCTTG agAAGGAGGATCGGGACCTGAGTTGTGTGATTTCCTGTCTGGTGCAGCTGATGTGTGATCCTCACTGCAGGAGTCTGCATGGCTTCCAGGGTCTGATTCAGAAAGAATGGGTGATGGCTGGCCATCGGTTCCTGGACCGCTGCAACCATCTGAAGAAGAATGATAAAGAGGAG TCTCCTTTGTTCCTGCTGTTTCTGGACTGTGTGTGGCAGCTGTGGAATCAGTACCCAGCAGCCTTTGAGTTCACTGAGGTGTACCTGACAGTGCTGGGGGACAGTATGTGGGTCCCTGTCTTCAGCACCTTTCTCTTCAACTGCCCCCGACAAAGAGCAGAGCATAGCAGG GATTTTGCGAGCAGTAAGAGTATTCACCTGGGGCAGGACCAGGCTCTGCGCTTTCCTCCGGTGTGGGACTGGTCCCAACAATTTAGTCTTAAAGACCAGACTCTTTTTAATAATCCCCTGTACGTCGGCAAGATCGCTACCTGTGTGCAAAACGGCACAGTGAAGACATTCACACACAGGCGCAGCAAG AAAAACTACAGTTCCACTTTGCGGGGTGTGCCCTCTGCCCTGCGAAACGGATCGCTCGGACCGAACGACACCCTTACACGCCGGAACTCCCTCATACTGCGTCTCCGTTCTGATTTGTCTCAGGTGCGGGAGCAGCAAGAAACTCCCTCGGAGCGCTTCATTCGGGACTGGTTCTCTCGTCCTGTCGACCTGCAGGGCCTGCTGCTGCCCCAGCTCCTCCCATCTCACCTCTCTGTCTGGAAGCTCTACTTCCTCCGCTGGGTTCCCGAGGCACAGATCCCGCAGGGCGGCCCCATCACCGCCTTCCACAAGCTCTCAGTGCTCACAGACGAGATTGAAATGCTCCAGAACCAATTGAGGCAATACAAAGGAGCAGGCTTTACTCCCAGCAACCAACACATGGAGCACagcaaaatgtactttaaagtgaCTTTGACTCCTCACCAGTCCCCTGCTCCTCCAGAGTACCTCAGCTCCTCGTTCCCCTTCTCTCCTGTGGGTAACCTGTGCCGCCCCGGCATCACGGGGACTCCTCTTAGCAAGTTCCTCAGTGGAGCCAAGATCTGGCTCTCTACGGAGACACTGGCTAATGAGACGATTTGA
- the mphosph10 gene encoding U3 small nucleolar ribonucleoprotein protein MPP10, whose product MHNVSGGCIYQAYQAEPHVSAEMAHGDGSTMESCLQLLNRNTVHPELFLSVQEALATDFTSLTKTLYDLHKTYEPAVFKGSPLEQLAIENFDEEQIWQELELQNNALLTQFEKAVEHTVADDTITFFEDSDEEEEENGEMDNSLEEESEGEDDDKHEDDDKDEEEKIKHRLKPSASNEEDDFSGEDSDLDFDVDKFEKQTKQRRSTTKLSKSNWTTSEVDDRFFKLSEMEAFLDDMDKREGKESVGEEIDYFQNLPSDDEELTFDKPVALKKQKKKKSSRDMKYKDFFAPVDGEPEQTDPDEENEPEFNDDYEGEDDDDDELEEEDEEDFDMEEDDMGDRARDALRKVTFDLPDENEGEDVEDVLGGKVKNVPKHELKSSFEKRQEKMKKQIEELENAALSEKPWQLSGEVSAQTRPENSMLEEDVAFDQTSRMAPAITEETTLQLEDIIKQRIKDQVWDDVVRKEKPKEEVFEYKKRLTLDHEKSKLSLAEVYEQEYIKQTQEKKEEEENPAHIEIQKLMDTLFLKLDALSNFHFTPKPHVPEVKVVSNLPSITMEEVAPVNASDATLLAPEEIKEKNKAGDILGDTEKTTTDKKRERRKKKKLKRMKIQEREKRQKLKELMKGDGNKKQSKAEVEKTLKKLTKGGKAKVLTNDGMDKALRSSQAFFSQLQDQVKSQIKGSKDQTAKKKKHKEISVNKLKL is encoded by the exons ATGCATAATGTTTCCGGGGGTTGTATTTACCAAGCGTACCAAGCGGAGCCCCACGTGAGTGCTGAGATGGCGCACGGGGATGGCAGCACGATGGAAAGCTGTTTACAGTTATTAAACAGAAACACAGTCCACCCGGAGCTATTTCTCAG TGTCCAGGAAGCTCTGGCAACAGACTTCACATCACTTACCAAGACTCTTTATGATCTGCATAAAACATATGAGCCTGCAGTCTTCAAAGGAAGTCCACTGGAGCAGCTGGCCATCGAAAACTTCGATGAGGAGCAAATCTGGCAGGAGCTGGAACTTCAGAACAATGCATTACTGACACAGTTTGAGAAGGCAGTTGAGCACACTGTGGCAGATGACACCATAACTTTTTTTGAAGATtcagatgaggaggaggaggagaatgGGGAAATGGATAATAGTTTGGAAGAAGAGAGTGAGGGTGAAGATGATGATAAACATGAGGATGATGATAAAGACGAAGAGGAGAAAATTAAACACAGGCTGAAGCCATCTGCAAGCAACGAGGAAGACGACTTCTCGGGTGAAGATTCAGATTTGGACTTTGATGTAGATAAATTTGAGAAACAAACCAAACAGAGACGGTCTACTACCAAATTATCAAAATCTAATTGGACAACATCAGAAGTGGATGACCGGTTTTTCAAACTGTCTGAAATGGAAGCTTTTCTGGATGATATGGATAAAAGAGAGGGAAAGGAGAGTGTAGGTGAGGAAATAGACTACTTTCAGAATTTGCCATCGGATGATGAGGAACTAACCTTTGATAAACCAGTCGCAttgaaaaaacagaaaaag aagAAAAGCTCCAGAGATATGAAGTACAAAGATTTCTTTGCTCCAGTGGATGGAGAGCCTGAACAGACAGATCCAGATGAAGAGAATGAACCAGAATTTAATGATGATTATGAGggagaagatgatgatgatgatgagctagaagaggaggatgaggaggatTTTGATATGGAGGA GGATGACATGGGTGATAGAGCAAGAGATGCTTTACGCAAGGTGACCTTTGACCTTCCTGATGAGAATGAGGGGGAGGATGTGGAAGATGTTTTGGGTGGAAAAGTGAAAAATGTGCCTAAACATGAGTTAAAGTCATCCTTTGAAAAGCGACAGGAAAAG ATGAAAAAACAGATTGAAGAACTGGAGAATGCTGCGCTGTCAGAGAAGCCGTGGCAGCTGTCGGGAGAGGTGAGCGCTCAGACTCGGCCGGAGAACAGCATGCTGGAAGAGGACGTGGCGTTTGACCAGACCTCTAGGATGG CTCCTGCAATCACAGAGGAAACTACCTTACAGCTGGAGGACATAATCAAACAGAGAATTAAAGATCAG GTGTGGGATGATGTGGTAAGGAAAGAGAAGCCcaaagaggaagtgtttgaatATAAGAAGAGACTCACTCTGGACCACGAGAAGAGCAAACTGAGTCTGGCTGAGGTTTATGAGCAGGAGTATATCAAACAGACACAG GAAAAGAAGGAAGAGGAAGAGAACCCAGCGCATATAGAAATCCAGAAACTCATGGACACCCTCTTCCTCAAACTGGATGCTCTTTCAAACTTCCACTTCACACCAAAACCA CATGTTCCTGAGGTGAAAGTGGTTTCCAACTTGCCTTCTATTACTATGGAAGAAGTGGCTCCGGTCAATGCCAGTGACGCCACACTGCTTGCTCCAGAGGAGATTAAG GAGAAGAATAAGGCAGGAGATATACTCGGAGACACAGAGAAAACCACTACAGATAAGAAACGAGAGAGAcggaagaagaagaaactgAAGCGTATGAAGATTCAGGAGCGGGAGAAGAGACAGAAACTCAAAGAGTTGATGAAAGGAGATGGCAACAAAAAGCAGAGTAAAGCTGAGGTTGAAAAGACTCTCAAGAAACTTACTAAAGGAGGAAAAGCGAAAGTACTCACG AATGATGGCATGGATAAGGCCCTGCGTTCTTCTCAAGCTTTCTTCTCCCAACTACAAGACCAAGTCAAGAGCCAAATCAAGGGCTCTAAGGACCAGACGGCAAAGAAGAAGAAACATAAAGAGATTTCTGTAAACAAGCTGAAGTTGTAA
- the mtmr10 gene encoding myotubularin-related protein 10 isoform X2, translating into MEIMHLNASSTEETLDLKTDSNKSPQLPIKKLEAKLLPGEIVVNEANFVKKCISTESCQDDLWGKLVCTNFKVSFITHNSLPRQKFQCTHRLLGEHDIPLACVEQVVTVNDIKGKQKILGSNQKLKFNPTELILYCKDFRIIRFRFDEAGPESAKKVCLAIAHYSHPADPQLLFGFEYVGKRYHGSTGETVNGVDPGGGFQTPLFDCSSDWDREIKRTGASEWRVCTINQGYFISPSLPEFFVVPVSLADQDLKQYACCFYSQRIPLWCWNHSSGSALVRMSNISDPLQQRKVEQRISSAIIKSHPLRSDVFKSDLDKNLPNIQDIQAALLKLRQICVIEPFEESEEKWLSSLESSRWMEYVRTFLRHAVDVVYMLESRHVSVILLEKEDRDLSCVISCLVQLMCDPHCRSLHGFQGLIQKEWVMAGHRFLDRCNHLKKNDKEESPLFLLFLDCVWQLWNQYPAAFEFTEVYLTVLGDSMWVPVFSTFLFNCPRQRAEHSRDFASSKSIHLGQDQALRFPPVWDWSQQFSLKDQTLFNNPLYVGKIATCVQNGTVKTFTHRRSKKNYSSTLRGVPSALRNGSLGPNDTLTRRNSLILRLRSDLSQVREQQETPSERFIRDWFSRPVDLQGLLLPQLLPSHLSVWKLYFLRWVPEAQIPQGGPITAFHKLSVLTDEIEMLQNQLRQYKGAGFTPSNQHMEHSKMYFKVTLTPHQSPAPPEYLSSSFPFSPVGNLCRPGITGTPLSKFLSGAKIWLSTETLANETI; encoded by the exons GTGAAATAGTTGTGAACGAGGCgaactttgtaaagaaatgcatCAGCACAGAAAGCTGTCAGGATGACCTCTGGGGGAAACTTGTCTGTACCAACTTCAAGGTTTCCTTCATTACCCATAATTCTTTGCCACGACAG AAATTCCAGTGCACCCACCGCCTCCTGGGCGAGCATGATATCCCTTTGGCTTGCGTGGAGCAGGTAGTAACAG tgaatgATATTAAGGGGAAGCAGAAGATTTTAGGATCCAATCAGAAACTGAAATTTAACCCTACTGAGCTTATCCTCTACTGCAAAGACTTCCGCATCATCCGATTCCGCTTTGATGAAGCTGGACCCGAGAGTGCTAAAAAg GTTTGTCTGGCCATTGCTCATTACTCCCACCCTGCTGACCCTCAGCTACTTTTTGGCTTTGAATACGTCGGAAAGCGATACCATGGATCAACGG GTGAGACGGTGAATGGTGTTGACCCTGGCGGTGGGTTCCAGACGCCCCTGTTCGACTGCTCCTCAGACTGGGACAGAGAAATCAAGCGTACCGGCGCCTCTGAATGGAGGGTGTGTACCATAAATCAAGGCTATTTCATCTCGCCCAG TCTCCCAGAGTTCTTTGTGGTTCCAGTATCTCTAGCAGATCAGGATCTGAAGCAGTATGCCTGCTGCTTTTACTCCCAGCGCATCCCG TTATGGTGCTGGAATCACTCCAGTGGGAGCGCTCTGGTCCGCATGTCTAACATCAGTGACCCACTGCAGCAAAGGAAGGTGGAGCAGAG GATTTCCAGTGCCATTATTAAGAGTCACCCCCTGCGCAGTGATGTCTTCAAGTCGGATTTGGACAAAAACCTCCCAAACATCCAGGATATTCAGGCTGCTCTTCTGAAACTGAGGCAGATCTGTGTTATAG AGCCCTTTGAGGAATCTGAAGAAAAGTGGCTGTCATCTTTAGAGAGCTCAAGATGGATGGAGTATGTCAG gaCATTTCTGCGGCATGCAGTAGACGTAGTCTATATGCTGGAAAGCAGACATGTGTCGGTCATACTCCTTG agAAGGAGGATCGGGACCTGAGTTGTGTGATTTCCTGTCTGGTGCAGCTGATGTGTGATCCTCACTGCAGGAGTCTGCATGGCTTCCAGGGTCTGATTCAGAAAGAATGGGTGATGGCTGGCCATCGGTTCCTGGACCGCTGCAACCATCTGAAGAAGAATGATAAAGAGGAG TCTCCTTTGTTCCTGCTGTTTCTGGACTGTGTGTGGCAGCTGTGGAATCAGTACCCAGCAGCCTTTGAGTTCACTGAGGTGTACCTGACAGTGCTGGGGGACAGTATGTGGGTCCCTGTCTTCAGCACCTTTCTCTTCAACTGCCCCCGACAAAGAGCAGAGCATAGCAGG GATTTTGCGAGCAGTAAGAGTATTCACCTGGGGCAGGACCAGGCTCTGCGCTTTCCTCCGGTGTGGGACTGGTCCCAACAATTTAGTCTTAAAGACCAGACTCTTTTTAATAATCCCCTGTACGTCGGCAAGATCGCTACCTGTGTGCAAAACGGCACAGTGAAGACATTCACACACAGGCGCAGCAAG AAAAACTACAGTTCCACTTTGCGGGGTGTGCCCTCTGCCCTGCGAAACGGATCGCTCGGACCGAACGACACCCTTACACGCCGGAACTCCCTCATACTGCGTCTCCGTTCTGATTTGTCTCAGGTGCGGGAGCAGCAAGAAACTCCCTCGGAGCGCTTCATTCGGGACTGGTTCTCTCGTCCTGTCGACCTGCAGGGCCTGCTGCTGCCCCAGCTCCTCCCATCTCACCTCTCTGTCTGGAAGCTCTACTTCCTCCGCTGGGTTCCCGAGGCACAGATCCCGCAGGGCGGCCCCATCACCGCCTTCCACAAGCTCTCAGTGCTCACAGACGAGATTGAAATGCTCCAGAACCAATTGAGGCAATACAAAGGAGCAGGCTTTACTCCCAGCAACCAACACATGGAGCACagcaaaatgtactttaaagtgaCTTTGACTCCTCACCAGTCCCCTGCTCCTCCAGAGTACCTCAGCTCCTCGTTCCCCTTCTCTCCTGTGGGTAACCTGTGCCGCCCCGGCATCACGGGGACTCCTCTTAGCAAGTTCCTCAGTGGAGCCAAGATCTGGCTCTCTACGGAGACACTGGCTAATGAGACGATTTGA